In Candidatus Sodalis pierantonius str. SOPE, one DNA window encodes the following:
- a CDS encoding acyltransferase family protein produces the protein MKYLYDIDGLRAIAIIFVLAFYGGLTVFPSGFIGVDMFFVISGFLITSVIINSMKNNDFSFFGFYRRRLWRLQPALIAIVLGFVE, from the coding sequence ATGAAATACCTCTATGATATCGATGGTTTAAGGGCAATAGCCATCATTTTTGTGCTGGCTTTTTATGGTGGATTGACGGTTTTTCCATCAGGTTTTATCGGTGTGGATATGTTTTTTGTGATTTCAGGTTTTTTGATAACCTCAGTCATCATTAACTCAATGAAAAATAATGATTTTTCATTTTTTGGTTTTTACCGGCGTAGATTATGGCGATTACAACCAGCCTTAATTGCTATTGTTTTAGGCTTTGTTGAATAA
- a CDS encoding DNA adenine methylase, with product MRIALMSTPIVPWVGGKRRLAKRLLSYFPEHKCYVEPFCGGAALFFSKEPSTVEVLNDINGDLINLYRVVKCHHRFKSD from the coding sequence ATGAGGATTGCATTAATGAGTACGCCAATCGTACCTTGGGTGGGAGGAAAGCGGCGGCTGGCTAAACGTCTTCTATCGTACTTTCCTGAGCACAAATGCTACGTTGAACCATTCTGTGGGGGAGCGGCGCTGTTTTTCAGCAAGGAACCATCCACAGTCGAAGTGCTGAACGATATCAATGGCGATTTGATAAACCTCTATCGGGTGGTTAAGTGTCACCACCGATTTAAATCTGATTAA